A portion of the Bufo gargarizans isolate SCDJY-AF-19 chromosome 7, ASM1485885v1, whole genome shotgun sequence genome contains these proteins:
- the PODXL2 gene encoding podocalyxin-like protein 2, whose amino-acid sequence MLRAWHLWLGFSCFLLVNSEDPHSEGLSSTSLLDVSTLSNLESVDSIEHGTDGFPDPDFQQPLLNAPQGSGFSSQETEEITIFQSPKYFWDDEAKKSNGSSDDNSRDQTDESNTTKIYGVHQEVTTDSSPSPHVVETATLLRSADIEETSKLASPNTKVPEEEQTIQTTAQIDRTEPLLNIEERTLSLEATSPVHTTTKTPRKNRKHSWSKNHHVNHDPESDSRPAPPADSWGLPAVHSLAGPGYHEDESLSTQSLPVTSEEGKISFSTQRDEYPTNAAVPSEISMASHQVICKDWISLAGKNYVILNMSDDIDCEEFRWQRGQHLLSLLEGALAWKTDPPQRDWVIFLSKPNENDNHLLMTITDEERVVPVKDVFTALGDIKRSLAEIGIESYSSTVSCQSRASPPRSDYGKLFIVLVIIGSICVMIIIAGIIYICWQRRLPKLKNMELHFVENGCHDNPTLDVAMDGQSEMQEKKTSLNGGTSHRADGWETLINKTSKDETDTMEEDTHL is encoded by the exons ggttctcctgcttcctcttagtCAACAGTGAGGACCCACATTCGGAAGGACTCTCCTCCACATCTCTACTGGACGTCTCAACATTGTCCAACTTGGAGAGCGTGGACTCCATCGAGCACGGCACTGACGGCTTCCCCGATCCTGACTTTCAGCAGCCCCTCCTGAATGCACCGCAGGGGTCCGGCTTTTCCAGCCAAGAGACAGAAGAAATCACCATCTTTCAGTCACCAAAATATTTCTGGGACGATGAAGCAAAGAAATCAAATGGGAGCAGCGACGATaacagcagagatcagacag ATGAATCAAATACCACAAAAATCTATGGTGTCCACCAAGAAGTCACTACAGACAGCAGCCCTTCACCTCATGTAGTAGAAACAGCTACGCTGTTAAGGTCCGCAGATATCGAGGAGACCTCCAAACTGGCATCTCCAAACACCAAGGTCCCAGAAGAGGAACAAACAATCCAGACGACAGCACAGATTGACAGGACAGAGCCATTACTAAATATTGAGGAGAGGACACTTTCACTGGAAGCCACTTCTCCTGTTCACACCACGACCAAGACTCCCAGAAAGAACAGGAAGCATTCATGGTCCAAGAACCACCACGTCAACCACGATCCAGAATCAGACTCTAGGCCTGCACCTCCAGCAGATTCATGGGGCCTTCCTGCAGTACATTCCCTAGCAGGACCTGGATATCATGAAGATGAAAGCCTATCTACTCAGTCATTGCCTGTCACCAGTGAAGAAGGAAAGATAAGCTTCTCCACCCAACGAGATGAATATCCGACCAATGCAGCGGTCCCCAGTGAGATATCAATGGCGTCACATCAG GTCATCTGCAAGGATTGGATCAGTTTGGCTGGAAAAAACTACGTTATACTGAACATGTCCGATGATATTGACTGC GAAGAGTTCCGATGGCAGAGGGGGCAGCATCTGCTGTCGCTGCTGGAGGGGGCGTTGGCATGGAAAACGGACCCGCCTCAGAGGGACTGGGTGATCTTCCTGAGCAAACCCAACGAGAACGATAACCATCTGCTAATGACAATAACAGACGAGGAGC GTGTGGTCCCTGTAAAAGACGTCTTCACGGCACTTGGAGACATAAAGAGGAGTCTGGCAGAG ATTGGGATAGAGAGCTACTCCAGCACCGTCAGCTGTCAGTCCCGGGCCAGCCCTCCCCGCAGCGATTACGGAAAACTCTTCATTGTTTTGGTCATTATTGGCTCCATCTGTGTAATGATCATCATTGCGGGAATCATTTACATATGCTGGCAGAGGCGACTACCGAAACTGAAAAATATG GAGCTGCATTTCGTGGAGAACGGCTGTCATGACAATCCCACCCTGGACGTGGCGATGGACGGCCAATCAGAAATGCAAGAAAAGAAAACAAGCCTTAATGGCGGCACCTCTCACCGGGCGGACGGCTGGGAGACATTAATTAACAAGACAAGCAAGGATGAGACGGACACCATGGAAGAAGATACTCACCTGTAG